A stretch of the Buchananella sp. 14KM1171 genome encodes the following:
- a CDS encoding TrmH family RNA methyltransferase, with product MAALSGRSARSRTGLILVEGPQAVRELLAHRGETVRDVYFTEAAAQRYGQLWEAARRVTRYVHLVSQAVADAMSGDAQGIIAVADAAAVAARLERWEGARLVAVLAEAQDPGNVGTIIRLADACGAQAVVVAKGGADVTSPKVIRSSVGSVFHLPIVRGVEFGAAVAELRAAGLQVLAAHGYGEVSLEELLVASLNGGAKTSAAAGQAGGQAAQPELGGATKGPAKGPAKGPELGGPTAWVFGNEARGLSEAELAACDASVRIALRGHAESFNVAGAAAILLHASSLAQARG from the coding sequence GTGGCGGCGTTGTCCGGGCGCTCTGCTCGTTCCCGCACCGGCTTGATCCTGGTAGAGGGGCCGCAGGCCGTGCGCGAGCTGCTGGCCCACCGGGGCGAGACGGTGCGGGACGTCTATTTCACTGAGGCGGCCGCGCAGCGTTACGGGCAGCTGTGGGAGGCCGCGCGGCGCGTGACGCGCTACGTGCACCTGGTGAGCCAGGCCGTGGCCGACGCGATGAGCGGCGACGCCCAGGGGATAATTGCGGTGGCCGACGCTGCCGCCGTGGCCGCCCGGTTGGAGCGGTGGGAGGGCGCCCGCCTGGTGGCGGTGCTGGCCGAGGCGCAGGATCCCGGCAACGTGGGCACCATCATCCGCCTGGCCGACGCCTGCGGTGCGCAGGCCGTGGTGGTCGCCAAGGGCGGCGCCGACGTGACCTCCCCGAAGGTGATCCGCTCCTCCGTGGGCTCCGTGTTCCACCTGCCGATCGTGCGGGGCGTGGAGTTCGGCGCGGCCGTGGCCGAGCTGCGCGCGGCGGGCCTGCAGGTGCTGGCCGCGCACGGCTACGGCGAGGTGAGCCTGGAAGAGCTGCTGGTCGCCAGCCTGAACGGCGGGGCCAAGACGAGTGCGGCGGCCGGGCAAGCTGGCGGGCAAGCGGCGCAACCGGAGCTGGGCGGGGCAACGAAGGGACCGGCGAAGGGGCCGGCGAAGGGGCCGGAGCTGGGCGGGCCGACCGCGTGGGTGTTCGGCAACGAGGCCCGCGGGCTCAGCGAGGCTGAGCTGGCGGCCTGCGACGCTTCCGTGCGGATCGCCCTGCGCGGGCACGCCGAATCCTTCAACGTGGCCGGCGCGGCCGCGATCCTGCTGCACGCCTCCTCCCTGGCCCAGGCGCGCGGCTGA
- the rplT gene encoding 50S ribosomal protein L20: MARVKRSVNAKKKRRTVLEQASGYRGQRSRLYRKAKEQVTHSFVYAFDHRKDRKGDFRRLWIQRINAAARANGMTYNRLIQGLNLAGIEVNRKMLAELAVNDAAAFAAIVAAAKAALPADVNAAAA, from the coding sequence ATGGCACGTGTAAAGCGTTCTGTTAACGCCAAGAAGAAGCGTCGTACCGTACTCGAGCAGGCCTCCGGTTACCGCGGGCAGCGCTCTCGCCTCTACCGCAAGGCCAAGGAGCAGGTCACTCACTCCTTCGTTTACGCCTTCGACCACCGCAAGGACCGCAAGGGCGACTTCCGCCGCCTGTGGATCCAGCGCATCAACGCTGCGGCTCGCGCCAACGGCATGACCTACAACCGCCTGATCCAGGGCCTGAACCTGGCCGGCATCGAGGTCAACCGCAAGATGCTGGCCGAGCTGGCCGTGAACGACGCCGCCGCTTTCGCCGCGATCGTCGCCGCCGCCAAGGCCGCCCTGCCGGCCGACGTGAACGCCGCGGCTGCCTGA